The following are from one region of the Vitis riparia cultivar Riparia Gloire de Montpellier isolate 1030 chromosome 14, EGFV_Vit.rip_1.0, whole genome shotgun sequence genome:
- the LOC117930620 gene encoding putative UPF0481 protein At3g02645, giving the protein MFGSGKHYSMEEQQGRRNVNGERELEGGQPSRNSGQTGHEPEDLKKAEESTQSQSQWRRITKVPQLLRGTQDFKKLYEPRVISIGPYHHGKPHLHPVQMIKPLCARNFLADSNQEIEALYTKIESNIEAVRKCYNKRPTIKYDNEALAWMMLLDGCSLLQFIRRKDLRKFLREHHINFVMQDLFLLENQLPFGVLKLIFEGAKFNDGLTMEEMIKKFVTDNGRLEESTLEIHLEEASHILGLLRSALLGQSQPEQERPPDKKGKSSASQGICGRFCSPCKKGKQRGIRQSFRNIKELKAAGIHLQSSRTRFLTDISFNSYFFRGYLNLPPIIVDDFTKSRFLNIVAYEMCPDAPHDYTVTSYICFLYELIDHAEDVKELRSKHILRNCLGSDEDVAHIFNDIANDVVSTGVYGHVKASIQEHYDRKVSTWIAEVRHIHFRSPWTVTAFIAAVLILFLTGVQAYYSLPGN; this is encoded by the exons atgtttggttccggaaaGCACTATTCCATGGAAGAGCAGCAAGGAAGGAGGAACGTTAATGGAGAGAGAGAACTAGAAGGCGGCCAACCAAGCAGGAACAGTGGCCAAACTGGCCACGAACCTGAGGA TCTCAAAAAGGCAGAAGAAAGCACTCAATCTCAAAGCCAGTGGCGAAGGATAACAAAGGTTCCTCAGTTGTTGAGGGGGACCCAGGATTTCAAGAAATTGTACGAACCGAGGGTAATTTCAATCGGTCCTTACCACCACGGCAAGCCCCACCTTCACCCAGTGCAAATGATCAAGCCTCTATGTGCCCGAAACTTCCTGGCTGATAGTAACCAGGAAATCGAAGCATTGTACACAAAAATTGAAAGTAATATCGAGGCAGTGAGGAAGTGCTATAATAAGAGACCGACGATCAAGTATGATAATGAGGCACTCGCCTGGATGATGCTTCTGGATGGGTGTTCTTTACTACAATTCATCCGCCGGAAAGATCTGAGAAAGTTTCTTAGAGAACACCATATAAATTTTGTGATGCAGGACTTGTTCTTGCTGGAGAACCAACTTCCCTTTGGAGTTCTCAAGTTGATTTTTGAGGGAGCAAAATTCAATGATGGTTTAACAATGGAagagatgataaaaaaattcgTCACTGACAACGGAAGGCTAGAAGAGTCGACATTAGAAATACATCTGGAAGAGGCCTCTCATATCCTCGGCCTTTTGCGAAGTGCTCTCCTAGGCCAGAGTCAGCCCGAACAAGAGCGGCCACCTGATAAAAAAGGAAAGTCGTCGGCGTCTCAAGGAATATGTGGGCGGTTCTGTAGCCCATGTAAAAAAGGCAAACAACGAGGCATTCGGCAGTCTTTTCGAAACATCAAGGAGCTTAAAGCTGCCGGGATCCATCTCCAATCAAGTAGAACGAGATTCTTGACAGACATTTCTTTCAATTCCTACTTCTTCCGTGGCTACCTGAATCTTCCCCCAATAATCGTTGATGACTTCACGAAGTCCAGGTTCTTGAACATTGTAGCCTACGAAATGTGTCCAGATGCCCCACATGACTATACGGTCACTTCTTATATATGCTTCCTTTACGAACTCATTGATCATGCAGAGGATGTGAAGGAGCTGAGATCTAAGCACATTCTCCGCAACTGTCTTGGTAGCGATGAAGATGTGGCCCATATTTTCAACGACATCGCCAACGACGTGGTAAGTACCGGAGTTTATGGACATGTGAAAGCTAGTATTCAGGAACACTACGACAGGAAAGTGAGTACTTGGATAGCTGAAGTCCGTCACATACATTTCAGGTCTCCATGGACTGTCACGGCTTTCATTGCTGCTGTTTTGATACTATTTCTTACTGGGGTTCAGGCCTACTACAGTCTTCCCGgtaattaa